In Chitinophaga sp. HK235, a single window of DNA contains:
- a CDS encoding DsrE family protein — MKKLLAIPLMMFMMQAGHAQTTEAQLQKNHAFTGAVAKQRQYNAIYQLDKNDPKVIQKAIRNINNALNDPRLKGKLQIELVAFSQGTDALLKGSEYEEALKALIGRGVIVAQCRNTLEERKIPLEQLYDFVALVPSGNGELIIRQAEGWSVVKP; from the coding sequence ATGAAGAAGCTCCTGGCAATTCCACTGATGATGTTTATGATGCAGGCAGGCCATGCACAAACCACCGAAGCTCAGCTGCAGAAAAACCACGCATTCACCGGCGCCGTAGCCAAACAAAGGCAATACAACGCTATCTATCAACTGGACAAAAACGATCCCAAGGTGATTCAGAAAGCGATCCGTAATATTAATAATGCATTGAATGATCCACGCCTGAAAGGCAAGCTGCAAATAGAGCTGGTGGCTTTTTCACAGGGTACCGATGCTTTGCTGAAAGGCAGTGAATATGAAGAAGCCCTGAAAGCGCTGATCGGTAGGGGCGTGATTGTAGCACAGTGTCGTAATACCCTGGAAGAAAGAAAGATTCCGCTGGAACAGCTCTATGATTTTGTGGCCCTGGTACCTAGTGGTAATGGAGAGTTGATCATCCGTCAGGCTGAAGGCTGGTCTGTTGTTAAACCGTAA
- a CDS encoding c-type cytochrome produces MKTDWIPVLLFATTGLVVAKESISAYRQKKKEDAAFSVWLSTHRQEDVWRGWSSLQIPTSTDSGRLIQYGHDLIANTAHYLGPQGSVAQISNGMNCQNCHLQAGTVPYGNNFGKVYATYPLFRARNNGIQTIYDRVTDCFERSLNGHAPDTGSREMQAIYAYIKWLGEEVPKGTKPNGTSIMKIKYLERGADPNGGMLVYNSKCSSCHGKNGEGQPNPLGAGYSYPPLWGPHSYNDGAGLYRLSNFAGFVYNNMPFGTDYHEPQLTEEEAWDVAAFVNSRPRPHLNQDKDWQLVAKKPVDFPFKPYADTFSEAQHKFGPFQPIKDEQRRLQNITK; encoded by the coding sequence ATGAAAACAGACTGGATTCCCGTTTTATTATTCGCCACCACGGGGCTTGTGGTGGCAAAGGAAAGTATCAGTGCCTACCGGCAGAAGAAAAAAGAGGATGCGGCTTTTTCTGTCTGGCTTAGTACCCACCGGCAGGAAGATGTGTGGAGAGGCTGGAGCAGCCTGCAGATACCCACCTCCACGGACAGTGGTCGCCTCATACAATATGGCCACGACCTTATTGCCAACACCGCCCATTATCTGGGGCCGCAAGGTTCCGTCGCTCAAATCAGTAATGGTATGAACTGCCAGAACTGCCATCTGCAGGCAGGGACAGTGCCTTACGGCAATAATTTCGGCAAGGTATATGCCACGTATCCATTGTTCCGTGCCCGCAACAATGGTATACAAACCATCTACGACCGGGTAACGGATTGTTTTGAAAGAAGCCTTAACGGACATGCACCGGATACCGGCAGCCGGGAGATGCAGGCGATCTATGCTTATATCAAATGGCTCGGTGAGGAAGTACCTAAAGGCACCAAACCGAATGGCACCAGTATCATGAAAATAAAATATCTCGAGAGAGGCGCCGATCCCAACGGAGGTATGCTGGTGTACAACAGTAAATGCAGCAGCTGCCACGGCAAAAACGGAGAAGGACAACCGAATCCGCTGGGAGCGGGCTACAGCTATCCGCCTTTATGGGGGCCGCATAGTTATAATGATGGCGCCGGCCTTTACCGCTTAAGTAATTTCGCCGGCTTCGTATATAACAACATGCCTTTTGGTACAGACTATCACGAGCCTCAGCTCACAGAAGAAGAAGCATGGGATGTGGCGGCCTTTGTCAACAGCCGGCCACGCCCACATCTGAACCAGGATAAAGACTGGCAGCTGGTCGCTAAAAAGCCGGTCGATTTTCCTTTCAAACCATATGCAGACACTTTTTCAGAAGCACAACATAAATTTGGTCCTTTTCAGCCGATAAAGGATGAACAACGAAGACTACAAAATATCACAAAATAA
- a CDS encoding Ada metal-binding domain-containing protein, translating into MTMFYHTALGATPFARNRRICQLRQAGLLQLGGNRKLKIYGLLTCKSGKRMLTDNRVFFSGEAEAQAHGYRPCGHCMPEKYKQWKAGQG; encoded by the coding sequence ATGACAATGTTTTACCATACAGCTCTGGGCGCAACACCATTCGCCCGCAACCGCAGGATCTGTCAGCTCCGGCAGGCCGGACTATTACAACTGGGAGGCAACAGGAAACTGAAAATATACGGGCTTCTCACCTGTAAATCCGGCAAAAGGATGCTGACAGACAACCGGGTGTTCTTCTCCGGCGAAGCAGAGGCGCAGGCCCATGGCTACCGTCCCTGCGGACATTGTATGCCTGAAAAATATAAACAATGGAAAGCAGGACAGGGTTAA
- a CDS encoding ABC transporter permease has protein sequence MKQLLVFIRKEFFHVFRDRRTLLIMFGLPVVQIVLFGFALTSEVKNITLTVIDNARDVNSTQIIHKIKSSSYFIVNESHINYKDIATTFRNGSAKCALIFPEGFGNDLQHVGNAQVQIITDGSDPNTAKTVVNYITSILAGYQQEISASPGLPYKIIPEQRMLYNEEGNGSLNFIPGVMALVLMIVCTALTSVAVVREKEQGTMEILLVSPFKPLLVLLAKAVPYLVLSLANFTLIVVLAVFVLNVAIKGSILLLFMESMLFIITCLSIGLMISNTTSSQQTALLLSMMGMMLPTIIFTGFMFPLENMPWIFQMISNVIPARWYFLIIKAVMLKGLGLRYIWKETLVLLGMALVALTIALKNFKTRLS, from the coding sequence ATGAAACAGCTTTTGGTATTTATCAGGAAAGAGTTTTTTCATGTGTTCAGGGACAGACGTACCCTGCTGATCATGTTTGGCCTGCCGGTAGTACAGATCGTGCTTTTCGGGTTTGCACTCACCAGTGAAGTGAAAAATATCACCCTCACGGTTATTGATAATGCCCGGGATGTCAACAGCACACAGATCATCCATAAAATAAAATCTTCTTCCTACTTTATCGTTAATGAATCCCATATCAACTACAAGGATATTGCCACCACCTTCAGAAACGGATCAGCCAAATGTGCGCTGATATTTCCGGAAGGCTTTGGTAATGACCTGCAGCATGTGGGCAACGCGCAGGTGCAGATCATTACAGATGGCTCAGATCCCAATACCGCCAAAACAGTGGTCAATTATATTACTTCCATCCTCGCCGGTTATCAGCAGGAGATCAGTGCTTCGCCGGGGTTGCCGTACAAAATTATACCTGAGCAACGGATGTTGTATAATGAAGAAGGAAATGGGTCGCTGAATTTTATTCCGGGTGTGATGGCACTGGTGCTGATGATTGTATGTACGGCGCTCACATCTGTGGCGGTAGTGCGGGAAAAGGAGCAGGGAACTATGGAAATACTGTTGGTATCTCCCTTCAAACCCTTGCTGGTGCTGCTGGCCAAGGCGGTGCCTTATCTGGTGTTGTCGCTGGCTAATTTTACCCTGATCGTGGTGCTGGCCGTGTTTGTGCTCAATGTAGCTATCAAGGGCAGCATATTGTTGTTGTTTATGGAAAGTATGCTGTTTATCATCACGTGTTTGTCTATCGGGTTGATGATCTCCAATACGACCAGTTCCCAGCAGACGGCCCTGCTGTTGTCGATGATGGGCATGATGTTGCCGACGATCATCTTTACAGGATTTATGTTCCCCTTGGAGAATATGCCTTGGATCTTTCAGATGATTTCCAATGTGATCCCTGCCAGATGGTACTTTCTGATCATCAAGGCGGTGATGCTGAAGGGACTGGGCCTGCGTTATATCTGGAAGGAAACACTGGTGCTGTTGGGCATGGCATTGGTGGCGCTGACGATTGCATTAAAGAACTTTAAAACCCGGTTGTCATGA
- a CDS encoding TolC family protein — protein sequence MKVLNMLCCIMMLGGQLKAQEAALTIERCYTLARDNYPLIRQYDLIARTNQYTVANAGKLYLPQLTVTGQASYQSQVINFSDVFPPIPGLHPPVLSKDQYKVQAEVTQQIYDGGVTKLQQEASRANEKVQQQNLEVNLYAVRERVTQLYFSILLMDAQLQQNALRKADLQTAADKMKAALANGVAYRSNVDELLAEIVNADMMTTEFRANRKAYLKMLSTFINQPLNDSTVLSAPASASPQQNINRPELALYDFQKKTYDVQERQLKSAYLPRLSAFLQGAYGRPTLNIVENNFGAWWMGGVRLNWSLGSLYSLKNNRQLMEINRRMLEVNKQTFLFNTTLTMQQQQQDIDKYVALMEQDDDAIRLRSSVRKSAQAQLDNGVITVHEYISQLNAENLAKQSRILHQLQWLQAQYNYKNTSGN from the coding sequence ATGAAAGTATTAAACATGCTTTGTTGTATCATGATGTTGGGCGGGCAGTTGAAAGCGCAGGAAGCAGCGCTGACGATTGAAAGATGTTATACGCTGGCGAGGGATAATTATCCGCTCATCCGGCAGTATGATCTGATAGCCCGCACCAATCAGTATACAGTTGCCAACGCAGGAAAGTTATACCTGCCACAGCTCACGGTTACAGGGCAGGCCAGTTATCAGTCGCAGGTGATCAACTTTTCGGATGTGTTTCCACCGATTCCCGGTCTTCACCCACCGGTGCTGAGCAAGGATCAGTATAAAGTACAGGCCGAAGTAACGCAGCAGATCTATGATGGCGGGGTAACGAAATTGCAGCAGGAAGCCAGCAGGGCCAACGAAAAAGTGCAGCAGCAGAACCTGGAAGTGAACCTGTACGCCGTGCGGGAAAGAGTGACCCAGCTGTATTTTTCCATTCTGCTGATGGATGCTCAGCTGCAGCAGAATGCCCTCCGCAAGGCAGATCTGCAGACCGCTGCCGACAAAATGAAAGCAGCCCTGGCTAACGGTGTCGCCTATAGGAGCAATGTAGACGAGCTGCTGGCAGAAATTGTAAATGCCGATATGATGACCACTGAATTCAGGGCTAACCGTAAAGCCTATCTGAAAATGTTGTCCACCTTCATCAACCAACCGCTAAATGATAGTACTGTATTGAGTGCTCCGGCGTCAGCCAGTCCTCAGCAAAATATCAACCGTCCCGAACTGGCTTTATACGACTTCCAGAAAAAAACGTACGACGTACAGGAGCGGCAGTTGAAATCTGCTTATCTGCCTCGTTTGTCTGCTTTTCTGCAGGGAGCTTATGGAAGACCTACGCTGAACATCGTGGAAAATAACTTCGGTGCCTGGTGGATGGGAGGTGTGCGGCTCAACTGGTCATTGGGCAGCCTCTATTCACTGAAGAACAACCGGCAGCTGATGGAAATCAACCGCCGTATGCTGGAGGTGAACAAACAAACCTTCCTGTTTAACACCACTCTCACCATGCAGCAGCAACAGCAGGATATCGACAAGTACGTCGCGTTGATGGAACAGGATGACGATGCCATCCGCCTGCGCTCATCGGTGCGTAAATCAGCACAGGCGCAGCTGGACAACGGTGTCATTACCGTTCATGAATATATCTCCCAGCTCAATGCGGAAAATCTCGCGAAACAGTCCCGTATCCTGCACCAGCTGCAATGGCTGCAGGCACAGTATAACTATAAAAACACTTCCGGTAACTGA
- a CDS encoding substrate-binding domain-containing protein, with translation MRRLFFSALLLAGIPGAASAQDYRFDPPWNKPPQSKVMFTVPGVDNVPDLYGDINDPQLVVFFAGNQFMCIDELLEAFKQQFPAYQRVFAETLPPGILAQQIEGGSLTIGNMRITLKPDVYTAGKTRITGMADHFSKTVTYAYNKLALMVPANNPAKVHSLKDLARPGVRVSMPNPAWEGIGKRIEEAYVKAGGEQLKQQIMEKKVKDGTTFLTQIHHRQTPMRILYHQSDAAPVWYSEAYYQQMIGHPISLITIPDQHNITATYMAGQLKNAPHQQAAADFMDFLTSDTAKKIYRKYGFSVEKPD, from the coding sequence ATGAGAAGATTATTTTTTTCCGCCCTGTTGCTCGCAGGCATCCCCGGAGCGGCCAGTGCACAGGACTATCGTTTTGATCCGCCCTGGAACAAACCGCCGCAGAGCAAGGTGATGTTTACCGTGCCCGGTGTGGATAATGTGCCCGATCTGTACGGTGATATCAACGATCCGCAGCTGGTGGTGTTTTTTGCGGGTAATCAGTTTATGTGCATTGATGAGTTGCTGGAAGCCTTTAAACAACAGTTTCCTGCTTATCAGCGGGTGTTTGCAGAAACGCTGCCACCGGGCATTCTGGCGCAGCAGATAGAGGGTGGTTCACTCACCATCGGTAATATGCGCATCACCCTGAAACCGGACGTATATACCGCCGGTAAAACACGCATCACCGGTATGGCTGATCATTTCAGCAAAACTGTTACTTATGCATACAACAAACTGGCATTGATGGTACCTGCAAATAATCCGGCCAAAGTGCACAGCCTGAAGGATCTGGCCCGGCCCGGCGTAAGAGTGAGTATGCCTAATCCTGCCTGGGAAGGCATCGGCAAACGGATAGAAGAAGCCTATGTGAAAGCAGGCGGTGAACAGCTGAAACAACAGATCATGGAGAAAAAGGTGAAAGATGGTACTACTTTCCTTACCCAGATCCATCACCGCCAGACACCGATGCGTATCTTATACCATCAGAGCGATGCTGCACCGGTATGGTATTCTGAGGCCTATTACCAGCAAATGATCGGTCATCCCATATCACTGATAACTATACCCGATCAGCACAATATAACGGCCACGTATATGGCAGGACAGCTCAAAAACGCACCACATCAGCAGGCTGCAGCCGATTTTATGGACTTCCTGACCAGCGATACCGCCAAAAAAATATACCGGAAGTACGGTTTTAGTGTAGAGAAACCGGATTGA
- a CDS encoding leucine-rich repeat domain-containing protein, protein MSISYTGKIIPSGTPRWLMGQTLHTAEKEKFKGYQDRGLAWGVVEESLLADIDFLELWPDDSGTTTVPPVVATLPNLKTLIIPSWFVPHLKAEDLPDSLEALQVGVLSDNKAKVNWNKTLVLPYIKTLDLGRVMSDFYADSFPGLTNTLVITLGNKKLNLSEVGKCQHTQNLFLHKADTVETLNQAGAATFHFAGWMEGRHESFKGLKGYEQLRDVEIKWNKKLTSLEGLEHLSGLERLDISDCPKLEHLSHLMQINSLQWFRIMNSGKAWTTYIEDVKTKFTEEGFEKIRFEPDGHHPLLEISRKA, encoded by the coding sequence ATGTCTATCAGTTACACCGGCAAAATTATTCCTTCGGGCACACCCCGCTGGCTTATGGGACAAACACTACATACAGCGGAAAAAGAGAAGTTTAAAGGATATCAAGACAGAGGACTGGCCTGGGGAGTGGTGGAAGAAAGTCTGCTGGCAGACATCGATTTTCTTGAACTATGGCCCGATGATTCCGGCACAACCACAGTCCCGCCTGTGGTGGCCACTTTGCCCAACCTCAAAACACTGATCATTCCTTCCTGGTTTGTACCACACCTGAAGGCCGAAGACCTGCCGGACAGCCTCGAAGCCCTGCAGGTGGGCGTGCTGAGCGATAACAAAGCCAAAGTCAACTGGAATAAGACACTGGTACTGCCATATATTAAAACACTGGACCTCGGCAGAGTGATGTCTGACTTTTATGCAGACAGCTTTCCCGGGCTCACCAATACCCTCGTCATTACCCTCGGTAATAAAAAGCTGAACCTTTCCGAAGTTGGTAAATGCCAGCATACACAAAACCTGTTTCTTCATAAAGCAGATACCGTGGAAACACTCAACCAGGCCGGCGCCGCTACTTTTCACTTCGCCGGATGGATGGAAGGCAGACACGAAAGCTTCAAAGGACTGAAAGGATATGAACAGCTCCGCGATGTCGAAATTAAATGGAATAAAAAACTAACATCGCTCGAAGGGCTGGAACATCTCTCAGGACTGGAGCGCCTGGATATCTCCGATTGCCCTAAACTCGAACATCTGAGTCATCTGATGCAGATTAATAGTCTGCAATGGTTCCGTATTATGAACAGTGGCAAGGCATGGACCACTTATATAGAAGATGTGAAAACAAAATTTACAGAGGAGGGGTTTGAGAAAATCCGTTTTGAACCGGATGGCCATCATCCATTGCTGGAGATATCGCGTAAAGCTTAA
- a CDS encoding ABC transporter permease, which translates to MRVLRFILKKEFRLIFRDKTILAMMLVMPTVQLIILPLAMNFDVKNVNVAVVDHDHSTYSQQLINKIGASGYFRIVAATASYGEALQYIETEKADVVLEVPPGFERNLVREGMQKVGVSIDAINGTKAALGGSYLMTVIADFNQNIRINESGNNALQNNSNIGITYSNWYNPLAEYRFYIVPAVMVLMLTLIAGFLTALNIVREKESGTIEQINVTPIKKWQFILGKMIPFWVVGIVLFTLALTVARIVYGIWPVGSFALLYLFAGVYLVAMLGFGLLVSTYTNSQLQAMFVAFFFVMIFVLMSGLFTAVDSMPVWARTIAFFTPLTHFVKVVRMIILKGSGFADVQAEFLYLVIFAVVLNGWAILNYRKTS; encoded by the coding sequence ATGAGGGTGCTGCGTTTTATTCTGAAAAAAGAGTTCAGGCTGATTTTCCGTGACAAGACCATTCTGGCCATGATGCTGGTGATGCCTACGGTGCAGCTGATCATTCTGCCGCTGGCGATGAACTTTGATGTGAAGAATGTGAATGTGGCCGTGGTTGATCATGATCATAGCACTTATTCCCAGCAGCTGATCAACAAAATCGGTGCATCAGGTTATTTCAGGATTGTGGCAGCGACAGCCTCATATGGAGAGGCTTTGCAATATATAGAAACGGAAAAGGCGGATGTAGTGCTGGAGGTGCCACCAGGATTTGAACGCAATCTGGTGCGGGAAGGTATGCAGAAAGTAGGCGTGTCGATAGATGCAATCAATGGCACCAAAGCGGCGCTGGGCGGCAGTTATCTCATGACAGTTATTGCTGATTTCAACCAGAACATTCGTATCAATGAAAGCGGCAATAATGCCTTACAAAACAATAGTAATATTGGCATCACGTATTCCAACTGGTATAATCCTTTGGCAGAGTATCGTTTTTATATTGTTCCGGCGGTGATGGTATTAATGCTGACATTAATAGCCGGTTTTCTGACGGCATTGAATATTGTGCGGGAGAAGGAAAGCGGGACCATAGAACAGATCAATGTAACACCAATAAAGAAGTGGCAGTTTATCCTGGGAAAGATGATTCCTTTCTGGGTAGTGGGCATTGTTCTTTTTACACTGGCGTTGACGGTGGCCAGGATCGTTTACGGAATCTGGCCGGTAGGCAGTTTTGCATTGCTGTATCTTTTTGCAGGGGTGTATCTGGTGGCTATGCTGGGCTTTGGCCTCCTGGTGTCTACCTATACCAATAGCCAGTTGCAGGCTATGTTTGTAGCATTCTTTTTTGTGATGATTTTTGTATTGATGAGTGGATTGTTTACAGCGGTAGATAGTATGCCGGTCTGGGCCAGAACGATCGCTTTTTTTACGCCGTTGACACATTTCGTGAAAGTAGTGCGGATGATTATCCTGAAAGGCAGCGGGTTTGCAGATGTGCAGGCAGAATTCCTGTATCTGGTGATATTCGCTGTGGTGCTCAACGGATGGGCCATCCTCAATTACCGGAAAACCAGTTAA
- a CDS encoding 2OG-Fe(II) oxygenase — protein sequence MDNIISRLEQQDWRTIAESLHDKGFSIVENILSAEECKQLISNYTSPDIYRKTISMERYRFGSGEYKYFKYPLSSLITAIRQTVYSYIAPIANKWMEVLQIDKTFPATHETLLQQCKAAGQDKPTILILKYGPGGFNTLHQDLYGDIFFPMQIVLFLNEPDEDYSGGEFVLTEQIPRAQSKATVLKPRRGDMLIFTTNFRPTKGSKGYYRVNMKHGVSEVTNGNRHTLGIIFHDALS from the coding sequence ATGGACAATATTATCAGCAGGCTGGAGCAGCAGGACTGGCGCACCATCGCCGAATCTCTTCATGACAAAGGTTTTTCTATCGTTGAAAATATATTATCAGCTGAAGAATGCAAACAGCTTATCAGCAACTACACCTCTCCCGACATCTACCGCAAAACCATCTCCATGGAGCGGTACCGCTTTGGCAGCGGCGAATATAAGTATTTTAAATATCCGCTGTCATCACTGATCACCGCTATCCGGCAAACCGTATACAGCTATATTGCGCCGATAGCCAATAAATGGATGGAAGTGCTACAGATAGACAAAACCTTTCCTGCCACTCACGAAACACTGCTGCAGCAATGCAAGGCTGCCGGCCAGGACAAGCCCACCATCCTCATTCTGAAATACGGCCCTGGTGGTTTTAACACCTTGCACCAGGACCTCTATGGAGATATCTTCTTTCCCATGCAGATCGTTTTGTTTCTCAATGAACCGGATGAAGACTATAGCGGCGGCGAGTTTGTGCTCACAGAACAAATTCCGAGGGCGCAGTCCAAAGCCACTGTGCTAAAGCCACGCCGGGGAGACATGCTCATTTTCACCACCAACTTCCGCCCGACAAAAGGCAGCAAAGGTTATTACAGAGTGAATATGAAACATGGGGTGAGTGAGGTAACTAACGGTAACAGGCATACGCTGGGGATTATTTTTCATGATGCACTGAGCTGA
- a CDS encoding ABC transporter ATP-binding protein produces the protein MNPVTLEHITKTYDAGKVLAVDDVSLEVKDGELFGLIGPDGAGKTSMFRILTTLLLPDKGKASVKGYDCIKDYKAIRRCVGYMPGKFSLYQDLTVSENLHFFATLFGTTIDANYSMIKDIYEQIKPFSDRRAGRLSGGMKQKLALCCALIHKPEVLFLDEPTTGVDAVSRKEFWDMLRTLKQQGITIVVSTPYMDEAVLCERIALIQSGKIMSVDTPETIIRTFPVQLYAIKAADIYRLLTALREEQAIDSCYAFGEYVHVTFRDSAADTTGLQQRLEQQGHRQVEIKEISPSIEDSFIRLMQEKNLSEKNSSDGRKGNHM, from the coding sequence ATGAATCCGGTTACCCTGGAACATATTACCAAGACGTATGATGCCGGCAAGGTGCTGGCGGTAGACGACGTATCCCTGGAAGTGAAGGATGGTGAACTGTTTGGACTGATAGGACCCGATGGTGCCGGTAAAACATCCATGTTCCGGATACTGACCACCTTGCTGCTGCCGGATAAGGGCAAGGCCAGCGTGAAAGGATATGATTGTATAAAAGATTATAAAGCCATCCGTCGTTGTGTGGGTTATATGCCGGGAAAATTTTCCCTGTACCAGGACCTCACCGTGTCGGAGAATCTACATTTTTTTGCCACCCTCTTTGGTACTACTATCGATGCAAATTATAGTATGATCAAAGACATATACGAACAGATCAAACCATTCAGTGACCGTAGAGCCGGCAGATTGTCGGGTGGGATGAAACAGAAGCTGGCCTTGTGTTGCGCGCTGATCCATAAACCGGAGGTATTGTTTCTGGATGAACCTACCACCGGAGTAGATGCTGTATCGCGTAAGGAGTTCTGGGACATGCTGCGGACGCTGAAACAGCAGGGCATTACTATTGTGGTGTCTACACCTTATATGGACGAAGCGGTGTTATGCGAACGGATTGCGCTGATCCAGAGTGGAAAGATCATGTCTGTGGACACACCGGAGACTATTATCAGAACATTCCCGGTACAGCTGTATGCAATAAAAGCAGCAGACATCTACCGTTTGCTGACAGCACTCCGGGAAGAACAGGCTATAGACAGCTGTTATGCTTTCGGAGAGTACGTCCATGTTACTTTCAGGGATAGTGCTGCAGACACCACGGGGCTGCAACAGCGCCTGGAACAGCAGGGGCACCGGCAGGTGGAAATAAAAGAGATCAGCCCATCTATTGAAGATAGCTTCATCCGCCTCATGCAGGAAAAAAATCTTTCAGAAAAAAACAGCAGCGATGGACGAAAAGGTAATCATATGTAA
- a CDS encoding ABC transporter ATP-binding protein, translated as MDEKVIICKDLTKQFGHFTAVDHITFDVHKGEIFGFLGANGAGKTTAMRILCGLSYPTSGKATVAGFDVYKQQESIKRNIGYMSQKFSLYENLTVVENIEFFGGVYGLSSSDIRKRSDQLVQKLGLTNEAKKLVGALPLGWKQKLAFSVAIFHNPHIVFLDEPTGGVDPITRRQFWDMIYEAAASGITVFVTTHYMDEAEYCNRITIMVDGKVEALDTPSSLKEKYKADSMDEVFYQLARGAQRSAD; from the coding sequence ATGGACGAAAAGGTAATCATATGTAAAGACCTGACCAAACAGTTTGGCCACTTTACTGCGGTAGACCACATCACTTTTGATGTGCATAAAGGAGAGATATTCGGTTTCCTCGGTGCTAACGGCGCCGGTAAAACCACGGCCATGCGTATACTCTGCGGATTGTCGTACCCCACTTCCGGAAAGGCTACTGTAGCCGGTTTTGACGTATACAAACAGCAGGAGTCCATCAAAAGAAATATCGGCTATATGAGTCAGAAGTTTTCTCTTTATGAAAACCTGACCGTAGTAGAGAATATTGAATTTTTCGGCGGCGTATACGGCCTATCGTCATCGGATATACGTAAACGCAGTGATCAGCTGGTACAAAAACTGGGGCTGACCAATGAAGCCAAAAAACTCGTAGGCGCCTTACCGTTAGGATGGAAACAGAAACTGGCTTTTTCGGTGGCCATCTTCCACAATCCTCATATTGTATTCCTGGATGAGCCTACCGGCGGCGTGGACCCTATTACCCGCCGTCAGTTCTGGGATATGATTTATGAAGCAGCTGCCAGTGGCATCACTGTATTTGTGACTACGCATTATATGGACGAGGCTGAATATTGTAACCGGATCACCATCATGGTGGATGGCAAAGTGGAAGCGCTGGACACGCCGTCCAGCCTGAAGGAGAAGTATAAAGCGGACTCTATGGATGAAGTGTTTTACCAGCTGGCCAGAGGCGCCCAAAGGTCAGCCGACTAA
- a CDS encoding HlyD family secretion protein, with protein MKHALILALAATLLTSACGNSGPGYDASGNFEADEVIVSAQQNGELLAFSVNEGDKLSAGQVVGQIDVTIPTLQKEQVQASIRALKEKTSNPQPQTMLVERQLIVQEAQLQQQYRERKRTENLVKSDAATQKQLDDINALIEQLEKQLNVTRQQIRLNNSNTATQNRSILSEQAPLEKSLEQYSEQVRKGQIVNPINGVVLSRYALRGEVTGVGKPLYKIANIDTLNLKAYVTGVTLPNIKLGQNVEVRIDQGKKDYKYYPGTITWISDKSEFTPKTIQTKNERANLVYAIKVRVKNDGYLKIGMYGEMLIHKP; from the coding sequence ATGAAACACGCTTTAATATTAGCACTGGCCGCAACACTGCTGACAAGTGCCTGCGGTAACAGCGGACCAGGATACGATGCCTCCGGCAATTTCGAGGCAGATGAAGTGATCGTGTCTGCACAGCAGAATGGTGAACTGCTGGCCTTCTCCGTTAACGAAGGCGATAAACTCAGCGCAGGCCAGGTAGTAGGCCAGATCGATGTCACTATCCCTACGCTGCAAAAAGAACAGGTACAGGCCTCCATCCGCGCACTGAAAGAAAAAACCAGTAACCCGCAACCACAAACCATGCTGGTAGAACGGCAGCTGATAGTGCAGGAAGCACAGCTGCAACAGCAATACCGCGAACGGAAAAGAACGGAGAACCTGGTGAAAAGCGATGCTGCCACACAAAAACAACTCGATGATATCAACGCATTGATTGAGCAGCTCGAAAAACAACTGAATGTCACCCGCCAGCAGATCAGACTGAATAATTCCAACACCGCTACCCAAAACCGCTCTATCCTCAGTGAACAGGCGCCCCTGGAGAAATCGCTGGAGCAGTATTCAGAGCAGGTCCGCAAAGGACAGATCGTTAATCCTATTAATGGCGTGGTGCTGTCGCGTTATGCGTTGAGGGGAGAAGTGACCGGCGTTGGCAAACCACTTTATAAGATCGCTAATATTGATACGCTCAACCTGAAGGCGTATGTTACTGGTGTCACACTCCCCAATATCAAACTGGGCCAGAACGTGGAGGTGCGCATCGATCAGGGAAAAAAGGACTACAAATACTATCCGGGCACCATTACCTGGATATCGGACAAGTCGGAATTCACGCCTAAAACCATTCAGACAAAAAATGAAAGGGCCAATCTCGTATATGCGATCAAGGTAAGGGTGAAGAATGATGGTTACCTCAAAATAGGCATGTATGGCGAAATGCTGATCCATAAACCCTGA